A genomic region of Micromonospora sp. NBRC 110009 contains the following coding sequences:
- a CDS encoding DUF4349 domain-containing protein, which translates to MSKRGGRRRAVLLVALGVMAVLAAGACSAGGGDNAGTSGAAPAAGGDAGAGVAQDKAAPAQTGGADLRVDQRSIIYTGTMQVRVDDVERAAREATAAVTAAGGFVGGDQRQSESADARAELTLRVPADRFTAVIDQLARLGRQERREVRTEDVTEETVDLDARIATQRARVDSARKLLARATSINELVTLENEVGRREADLASLEAKKRRLADLTALSTITVTFLGTDASTAAKESDLGFLVGLRGGWEAFLGSLNVALTVLGAVLPFVMVIGVPVALLVWWSRRRRARRTPPAGPAPMVPAPAGPVGGPTPSGPPPLPATRSAP; encoded by the coding sequence ATGAGCAAAAGAGGAGGACGCCGCCGCGCTGTGCTGCTGGTGGCGCTGGGTGTGATGGCGGTGCTGGCCGCGGGGGCGTGCAGTGCCGGCGGCGGCGACAACGCCGGGACTTCCGGCGCGGCCCCGGCGGCGGGCGGGGACGCCGGCGCCGGGGTGGCCCAGGACAAGGCGGCTCCGGCCCAGACCGGCGGTGCGGACCTGCGGGTCGACCAGCGGTCGATCATCTACACCGGAACGATGCAGGTCCGGGTGGACGACGTGGAACGGGCGGCCCGGGAGGCGACCGCGGCGGTGACCGCCGCGGGCGGTTTCGTCGGGGGCGACCAGCGGCAGAGCGAGTCGGCGGACGCGCGGGCCGAGTTGACCCTGCGGGTGCCGGCGGACCGGTTCACCGCGGTCATCGACCAGTTGGCCCGGCTCGGCCGGCAGGAGCGGCGCGAGGTACGCACCGAGGACGTCACCGAGGAGACCGTCGACCTGGACGCCCGGATCGCCACCCAGCGCGCCCGGGTGGACAGCGCCCGGAAGCTGCTCGCCCGGGCCACCTCGATCAACGAGCTGGTCACCCTGGAGAACGAGGTGGGCCGGCGGGAGGCCGACCTGGCCTCGCTGGAGGCGAAGAAGCGCCGGCTGGCCGACCTGACCGCACTCTCCACGATCACGGTGACGTTCCTCGGCACCGACGCGTCGACCGCCGCGAAGGAGAGCGACCTGGGCTTCCTGGTCGGGCTGCGGGGCGGCTGGGAGGCGTTCCTCGGCTCGCTGAACGTGGCGCTCACCGTGCTGGGTGCGGTGCTGCCGTTCGTGATGGTGATCGGCGTACCGGTGGCGTTGCTGGTGTGGTGGTCGCGCCGACGGCGGGCGCGGCGGACGCCGCCGGCCGGTCCGGCGCCGATGGTGCCGGCACCGGCCGGTCCGGTGGGTGGCCCGACGCCTAGCGGGCCGCCGCCACTGCCCGCAACGCGGTCTGCACCATGA
- a CDS encoding coiled-coil domain-containing protein, whose translation MPDPSRELVQRLYATPPDRFVAARDAAVAEARQAGDPKAAREIGRLRRPTVAAWLVNLLAIRRPELVADLAQLAESLRSAQRELRGAKLRELSAQRRAVVGALVAEIRKLAAAEPAAPPAGKLPLAEVEATLNAALSDTEVAEQIRAGRLLRATHYAGFGEVPRPQLRLVTGGVEEPPTRDRAAERAEARRTRDEQAAERAARAERAKRRRALERELAKARDDQQGAERELTGAARAEQDGAATLDRIETELAELERRRAVAEQELSRAKLARRGAERQLTAARRRTGEVEAALEALDAEEGDAAASGQQAD comes from the coding sequence ATGCCCGACCCCTCCCGTGAGCTGGTCCAGCGGCTCTATGCGACGCCGCCGGACCGGTTCGTCGCCGCCCGGGACGCCGCCGTCGCCGAGGCCCGCCAGGCCGGCGACCCGAAGGCCGCCCGGGAGATCGGCCGGCTGCGCCGGCCCACCGTCGCCGCCTGGCTGGTCAACCTGCTCGCCATCCGTCGGCCCGAACTGGTCGCCGACCTGGCGCAGCTCGCCGAGTCGCTCCGCAGCGCCCAGCGCGAACTGCGCGGCGCCAAGCTCCGCGAGCTCTCCGCGCAGCGTCGGGCGGTGGTGGGCGCCCTGGTCGCCGAGATACGCAAGCTGGCCGCCGCCGAGCCGGCGGCCCCACCCGCCGGGAAGCTCCCGCTGGCCGAGGTCGAGGCGACGCTCAACGCGGCGCTCTCCGACACCGAGGTGGCCGAGCAGATCCGGGCCGGCCGGCTGCTCCGGGCCACCCACTACGCCGGCTTCGGCGAGGTGCCCCGGCCGCAGCTCCGGCTGGTCACCGGGGGCGTCGAGGAGCCACCCACGCGGGACCGGGCGGCCGAGCGGGCCGAGGCCCGGCGGACCCGCGACGAGCAGGCCGCCGAGCGCGCGGCCCGGGCCGAGCGGGCGAAGCGCCGCCGCGCGCTGGAACGCGAGCTGGCGAAGGCCCGGGACGACCAGCAGGGGGCCGAGCGGGAGCTGACCGGGGCGGCCCGCGCCGAGCAGGACGGCGCCGCCACCCTGGACCGGATCGAGACCGAGCTGGCCGAGCTGGAACGCCGACGGGCGGTCGCCGAGCAGGAGCTGAGCCGCGCCAAGCTGGCCCGGCGGGGCGCGGAACGGCAGCTAACCGCGGCCCGTCGGCGTACCGGTGAGGTGGAGGCCGCGCTGGAGGCGCTCGACGCCGAAGAGGGGGATGCCGCAGCGAGTGGTCAGCAGGCAGACTGA
- a CDS encoding SCO6745 family protein — MTPEQVAAASKPLALELGEAFARCPATLRRARLLGISGWAFYITGRAGALGDVRAETVAAALGFIAPDAVADGWDAAVRTVPPLAVADANLAECCRWGTERLGDAPEAPRLAGLLERAVEAADGSGMPLFAAWRAMPVPDHSPGARAAVGLLLLREHFAGAYLLAVRAAGMTPLEAVLAGPEGEAGAAACGWSPPYPPVGPLVRQRLWAEAVTDRLASAAFRALAPGEGAELLNLLTTTRLHLRGDK; from the coding sequence ATGACCCCGGAGCAGGTCGCCGCCGCCAGCAAGCCGCTGGCGCTCGAGCTGGGGGAGGCCTTCGCGCGCTGCCCGGCGACCCTGCGCCGGGCCCGGCTGCTCGGCATCTCCGGGTGGGCGTTCTACATCACCGGCCGGGCCGGCGCGCTCGGCGACGTCCGCGCCGAGACGGTCGCCGCCGCGCTCGGGTTCATCGCCCCGGACGCGGTCGCCGACGGCTGGGACGCGGCGGTGCGGACCGTCCCGCCGCTGGCGGTGGCCGACGCGAACCTGGCCGAGTGCTGCCGCTGGGGCACCGAGCGCCTGGGCGACGCCCCCGAGGCGCCTCGGCTGGCCGGCCTGCTGGAACGGGCGGTCGAGGCGGCCGACGGCAGCGGGATGCCGCTCTTCGCCGCCTGGCGGGCCATGCCGGTCCCGGACCACTCACCGGGGGCCCGGGCGGCGGTCGGGCTGCTGCTGCTCCGCGAGCACTTCGCCGGGGCGTACCTGCTGGCGGTCCGGGCCGCCGGGATGACCCCGCTGGAGGCGGTGCTGGCCGGCCCGGAGGGGGAGGCGGGGGCCGCGGCCTGTGGCTGGTCGCCCCCGTACCCGCCGGTGGGGCCGCTGGTGCGGCAGCGACTCTGGGCCGAGGCGGTGACCGACCGGCTGGCCTCGGCCGCGTTCCGGGCGCTCGCCCCCGGCGAGGGCGCCGAGCTGCTCAACCTGCTCACCACCACGCGGCTGCACCTGCGCGGGGATAAATGA
- a CDS encoding amidohydrolase: MTSALTLPSSSPLASSWPTTPTGSQSLPFELDHLLALRVPGLIATRRHIHSHPELSGEEFETAALIHRELSLAGLKPRLLPKGNGVICDIDGRPDGPVIALRADIDALPLTDPKDVPYRSTVDGACHACGHDVHTTVLLGVGMLLAQLADLGELDGRIRLIFQPAEEILPCGSLEVIEAGGLDDVVQIFAVHCDPNLPVGKVGLRVGPITAAADNVTVRLTGPGGHTARPHLTVDLVDALGRLVTEVPALVSRRVPANSGLLLVFGHASAGTRYNVIPSEACAAGTLRVMDRDTWEQAPKIVAQVVRDVIAPTGATVDLEYLRGRPPVSNDARAIGVLTAATAAALGPEGIAETPQSMGGEDFSWYLEHVPGALARLGVGRNGPNVDLHRASFDVDERAIPVGVRLMVQTALRAVAAAR; the protein is encoded by the coding sequence GTGACGAGTGCGTTGACGCTGCCTTCGAGCAGCCCACTGGCGTCGTCCTGGCCGACGACGCCAACCGGGTCCCAGTCCCTGCCCTTCGAGCTGGACCACCTGCTCGCCCTGCGGGTACCCGGGCTCATCGCCACCCGCCGTCACATCCACTCCCACCCGGAGCTGTCGGGCGAGGAGTTCGAGACGGCCGCCCTGATCCACCGGGAGCTCTCCCTCGCCGGGCTGAAGCCGCGGCTGCTGCCCAAGGGCAACGGCGTCATCTGCGACATCGACGGGCGCCCGGACGGCCCGGTGATCGCGCTCCGCGCCGACATCGACGCGCTGCCGCTGACCGACCCGAAGGACGTGCCGTACCGGTCCACGGTCGACGGGGCCTGCCACGCCTGCGGGCACGACGTGCACACCACCGTGCTGCTCGGCGTCGGCATGCTGCTCGCCCAGCTCGCCGACCTGGGCGAGCTCGACGGCCGGATCCGGCTGATCTTCCAGCCGGCCGAGGAGATCCTGCCCTGCGGCTCGCTGGAGGTCATCGAGGCCGGCGGGCTGGACGACGTGGTGCAGATCTTCGCCGTCCACTGCGACCCGAACCTCCCGGTCGGCAAGGTGGGCCTGCGCGTCGGCCCGATCACCGCCGCCGCCGACAACGTCACCGTCCGGCTCACCGGCCCGGGCGGGCACACCGCCCGCCCACACCTCACCGTGGACCTGGTCGACGCGCTCGGCCGGCTGGTCACCGAGGTGCCGGCCCTGGTCAGCCGCCGGGTGCCGGCCAACAGCGGACTGCTGCTGGTGTTCGGCCACGCGTCGGCCGGCACCCGCTACAACGTCATCCCCTCCGAGGCCTGCGCCGCCGGCACCCTGCGGGTGATGGACCGCGACACCTGGGAACAGGCCCCGAAGATCGTGGCGCAGGTGGTCCGGGACGTCATCGCCCCCACCGGCGCCACGGTGGACCTGGAGTACCTGCGCGGCCGGCCGCCGGTCAGCAACGACGCGCGCGCCATCGGCGTGCTCACCGCCGCCACCGCCGCGGCCCTCGGCCCCGAGGGGATCGCCGAGACCCCGCAGAGCATGGGCGGCGAGGACTTCTCCTGGTACCTGGAGCACGTGCCGGGCGCGCTCGCCCGCCTCGGGGTCGGCCGGAACGGTCCCAACGTGGACCTGCACCGGGCCTCCTTCGACGTGGACGAGCGCGCCATCCCGGTCGGCGTGCGCCTCATGGTGCAGACCGCGTTGCGGGCAGTGGCGGCGGCCCGCTAG
- a CDS encoding MBL fold metallo-hydrolase: protein MQVTKYAHSCLRIEHDGGVLVVDPGVYSEPEALDGADAVLITHEHPDHVNVEALTRALDRRPIPVNGPASLAGVLGDAADALVVVAPGESFTAAGVAVRAYGGQHAVIHPDIPVIQNLGYLFNDVVYHPGDSLVVPDVQVDTLFAPIHAPWNKFSEVVDFIRAAAPRRAYALHDGLLNANGFGVLDRQYAALSNTDYRRLEPGTRIDA, encoded by the coding sequence ATGCAGGTCACCAAGTACGCCCACTCCTGCCTCCGGATCGAGCACGACGGGGGAGTGCTCGTGGTGGACCCCGGTGTCTACAGCGAACCCGAGGCGCTGGACGGGGCGGACGCGGTGCTGATCACCCACGAGCACCCGGACCACGTGAACGTGGAGGCGCTGACCCGGGCGCTGGACCGCCGGCCGATCCCGGTCAACGGGCCGGCCTCGCTCGCCGGTGTCCTCGGCGACGCCGCCGACGCCCTGGTCGTGGTGGCGCCGGGCGAGTCGTTCACCGCCGCCGGGGTGGCCGTCCGGGCGTACGGCGGCCAGCACGCGGTCATCCACCCGGACATCCCGGTGATCCAGAACCTGGGCTACCTCTTCAACGACGTGGTCTACCACCCGGGCGACTCGCTCGTGGTTCCCGACGTCCAGGTGGACACCCTCTTCGCCCCGATCCACGCGCCCTGGAACAAGTTCTCCGAGGTGGTCGACTTCATCCGGGCGGCCGCCCCGCGACGGGCGTACGCGCTGCACGACGGGCTGCTCAACGCCAACGGCTTCGGGGTGCTCGACCGGCAGTACGCCGCGCTGTCGAACACCGACTACCGCCGCCTGGAACCGGGCACCCGGATCGACGCCTGA